A region from the Triticum aestivum cultivar Chinese Spring chromosome 3D, IWGSC CS RefSeq v2.1, whole genome shotgun sequence genome encodes:
- the LOC123075294 gene encoding probable glutathione S-transferase GSTU6: protein MAGEGDDVKLLGTVVSPFAVRVRMALHLKGVSYEDLEQDVFDKGDLLLASNPVRKKVPVLLHAGRPVSESLAIVEYVDEVWAGAASLLPADPHGRAVARFWAAYVDDKVVTAMLGILRATTEEERAERLDAALAAVRPMEDAFAECSGGKAFFAGDSVGYLDLALGCHLFWFEALREMFGVMIIDAGRTPRLAAWAGRFAETETAKKAASPIKSIVEYAGKLRAIWAAIAAAAK, encoded by the coding sequence ATGGCCGGCGAAGGAGACGACGTCAAGCTGCTGGGCACGGTGGTGAGCCCGTTCGCGGTCCGCGTACGCATGGCGCTGCACCTCAAGGGCGTGAGCTACGAGGACCTGGAGCAGGACGTGTTCGACAAGGGCGACCTCCTCCTCGCCTCCAACCCGGTGCGCAAGAAGGTCCCCGTGCTCCTCCACGCCGGCAGGCCCGTCTCCGAGTCGCTCGCCATCGTCGAGTACGTCGACGAGGTCTGGGCCGGCGCGGCCTCGCTCCTCCCCGCCGACCCCCACGGCCGCGCCGTCGCGCGCTTCTGGGCAGCCTACGTCGACGACAAGGTGGTCACCGCGATGTTAGGCATCCTGCGCGCGACCACCGAGGAGGAGCGGGCGGAGAGGCTCGACGCCGCGCTCGCGGCGGTCAGGCCCATGGAGGACGCCTTTGCCGAGTGCTCTGGCGGCAAGGCCTTCTTCGCGGGCGACTCCGTCGGGTACCTCGACCTCGCGCTCGGGTGCCACCTCTTCTGGTTCGAGGCGCTGCGCGAGATGTTCGGCGTGATGATCATCGATGCCGGCAGGACTCCGCGCCTGGCCGCCTGGGCTGGAAGGTTCGCGGAGACGGAGACGGCCAAGAAGGCGGCGTCGCCCATTAAGAGCATAGTGGAATACGCCGGGAAGCTGCGGGCTATCTGGGCTGCTATTGCCGCGGCTGCCAAGTAA